One Stenotrophomonas maltophilia R551-3 genomic window, GCCAATGGCCAGCGACAGCATGGTGCAGCGCTGTTCGGCGGTGGCACCGGGCAGCGCACGGTGTGGCGGGTCGGCAGCGGGCAGCATGCGCACCGCCACCTGCAGTTCGTCTCGCGCGGCGCGTGCGATCGCCAGGTGGCCGAGGTGCACCGGATCAAAGGTGCCCCCGTAATAGATCCGCAGGCTCATTGGCTCAGGCCCGCGCCAGCAGGCGCACGGCACGCGGTTCGGCCACGGCCACCAGCAGGCGCTCCAGCGCCAGCCAGGCATCGCCGTCGGCGCGGCCCTTGGCGATGCGGTCGACCAGCCCGGCCTCCGCCACGAAGCGTTCCCAGCGCTTGCCTTCCGGGTGCCGCTGCAGCGCGCGCTTGTACGGCGCCTGCCGCGACTCCCATATGCCACGGGACTTCATTTCGGCGGCCAGGTTGCCGCCACGCGCCTGCACCCGTGCCAGGCCGGCACCGGCCAGCAGTTCACGGATCACGATCGGCATCAGTGCAGCCACGGCTTCGCCTTCACCACGCAGGCCGGCCAGCATGCGCAGCACCGCCGGCGCCTGCCCGGAGAAGGTGGCTTCCACCAGCCGGAACACGTCGTAGCGGGCCGCATCGGCCACCAGCGACTCCATCCGTTCCACATCCAGCGGCTGGCCATCGGCCAGCAGCGCCAGTTTGTCGATTTCCTGCGCGGCAGCCAGCAGGTTGCCTTCCACCCGTTCGGCCAGCCGCTGCACCGCGGCCGGATCGGCGCGCAGGCCTTTGCCACGCAGGCGGCGCTCGATCCAGTCCGGCAGTTCGTGCGGCTTGATCGCCCACGCCACCGACAGCACGCCGATGCGGTTGACCGCCTCGGCCCACTTGCCCTGATGGGCCTTGCTCCATTCGTTGGCGGTGATCATCAGCACCACGTCCGGCGCCGGGTTGGCACAGAACTGGCTGATCACCTCCGCCCCGTCCTTGCCCGGCTTGCCGCTGGGCAGGCGCACCTCGACCAGGCGGCGGGCGCTGAACAGGCTGGGCGCGTTGAACGTTGCGTCAAGCTGGTTCCAGTCGAAATCGCGACCGTCCGCGTCGAACACCTCGCGCTCGCCGATGCCGGCGGCACGTGCACGCGCGCGGACGGCATCCGCCGCCTCCAGTACGCGCAGGGTTTCCGGCCCGGCAATCAGATAGACCGGCGCCAGCGGGGTGTCAGCGCCCTGGCTGGCCAGCTGCTCCGGACGCAGTTCCATCGTCGCGGCTCAGTGCTTCACTGCAGGGGCCGGAGCGGCCGGGACCGCATCCTCGACCGGCGGGGTCTTCGGTGCAGACAGGCTGCCACCCTTCTCGATCTCGGCGCGGACCACGCTGTCGATGCGGCGGATGATCGAAGCGGACATTTCCCGGCGCAGCTCGGTGGCCAGGATTTCGCGTTCGGTGGTGGTACCGGTGGCGTCGGTCGGCGGCGACACGTAGTCGCGCGACAGCTCGATCACCTGCTGCGGCACCAGATCGCTGCCATCCTCGCGGCGGAAGATGAAGATCACCGCATAGCGCAGGCTGTATTCCTGTGCACGGCCCTGCGAGTCGATGGCAATCGGCAGATCGCCCCAGCGTTCGGACAGCACCTGCAACTGGGTGCTGGGCTCCTTGCTGTCCTCATCGGCCAGCCTGGCGCCGGACGCCAGCAGGTTGCGGTTGAGCAGCTTGACCAGTTCGCTGTACGGCGCAGTGGAAACCACCTTCACCGGTGCCGTATCGGTCGGCAGCATCAGCTTGTTGCGCAGATGGAAACCGCAGCCGGCAAGGCCGAGGGCAAGAACGAGGGCAAGCAGGATTCGGGTCATGGAGACAGTCTGGCGGAGCCGGGCGATCACGGCAACACACAGCCTGCCCGAAGCCGCGTGAATGCAGGGCCATCAAGTGCCTGGCCCTGCACCGGAAAGAGCACCGGCCCCCCGTGGGCGGCCGGTACGGGAAGCATCAGGCGACGACGATGTTCACGATCTTGCCCGGGACAATGATGATCTTGCGCACCGTCAGGCCTTCCATGAACTTGGCCGCGTTGGGCTCGGCCAGCGCCAACGCCTCGACCTGTTCGCGCGGGGCGTCGGCCGCCACCTCGATGGTGCCACGCAGCTTGCCGTTGACCTGCACGGCCAGGGTCAGCGCATCGCGCACCAGCGCGGCGGCGTCGGCCTGCGGGAATGGCTGGTCTTCCAGCAGCGTCTCGCCGTGGCCCAGCACCTGCCACAGCGTGTGGCTGGCGTGCGGGGTAATCGGGTTGAGCAGCAGTACGATGGCCTGCAGCGCTTCCTGGCGTACCGCACGGCCCTGGTCGCTGCCATCGTCGAACTTGGCCAGCGCGTTCATCAGCTCCATCACTGCAGCGATGGCGGTGTTGAAGCTGTGACGGCGGCCGTAGTCGTCGCCGACCTTGCCGATGGTTTCATGGGTCTTGCGGCGCAGCGCCTTCTGGCTGGCATCCAGCACGGCCACGTCCAGCGCCGGTGCGGCACCGTCGGCAGCGTGCTTCTGTACCTGCGCCCACAAGCGACGCAGGAATCGGGCCATGCCATCCACGCCCGCTTCGTTCCACTCCAGCGACTGTTCCGGCGGCGCAGCGAACATCGAGAACAGGCGCACGGTGTCGGCGCCGTACTTGCCGACCATCGCCTGCGGGTCCACGCCGTTGTTCTTCGACTTGGACATCTTCTCGGTGCCACCGACCACCACCGGCTGGCCGTCGGCGATCAGGGTGGCACCGGTGATGCGGCCGCGCTCGTCACGCTGCACGTCCACATCGGCCGGGTTGATCCAGTCCCTGGAACCATCCGGGTTCGGGCGGTAATAGGTTTCGGCGATCACCATGCCCTGGCACAGCAGGTTGCGTGCCGGTTCATTGCTGTCCACCATCCGCGCGTCGCGCAGCAGCTTGTGGTAGAAGCGGAAATACATCAGGTGCAGGATCGCGTGCTCGATGCCGCCGATGTACTGGTCGACCGGCAGCCAGTAGTTGCCGCGCTTGTCCACCGCATCACGGGCACCCGGCGAGGTGTAACGGGCGTAGTACCAGCTCGACTCCATGAAGGTGTCGAAGGTATCGGTCTCGCGCTCGGCCGCGCCGCCGCACTCCGGGCAGGTGGTCTTGCGCCATTCGGGATCGGTCTTGATCGGCGAGCCGGTACCGGCGAACGCCACGTCTTCCGGCAGCACCACCGGCAGCTGTTCTTCCGGCACCGGCACCGCACCGCACTTGGCGCAGTAGATCACCGGAATCGGGCAGCCCCAGTAGCGCTGGCGGCTCACGCCCCAGTCGCGCAGGCGGTAGTTGACGCGACGCTGGCCCTGCGCCTTGCGCTCGAAACGCTCGGCCAGGGCTTCGAAGGCGCCCTGGAAGTCCAGGCCGTCGAACTCGGCTGAGTTCACCAGCTCGAAGGCACGGCTCTTGTCGCTGTACCAGTCCTGCCAGCGGGTGGCGTCCCAGCTGCGCTCTTCTTCGCTGCGCGGATCCTTCAGCGCGATGACCTGCACGATCGGCAGGCCATACTTGTTGGCCACTTCGTTGTCACGCTGGTCATGGCCGGGAACGGCCATCACCGCACCGGTGCCGTAACCCATCAGCACAAAGTTGGCGACCCACACCGGCACCTGCTCGCCGGTGACCGGATGGATGGCGCGCAGGCCGGTATCCATGCCGCGCTTTTCCTGGGTTTCCAGCTCGGCCTCGGACACGCCGCCCTGCTTCAGGTCGGCCAGCAGTGCCGCCAGTTCAGGGTTGTTCTTCGCTGCGTGCAGCGCCAGCGGATGCTCGGCGGCGATCGACACGAAGGTCACGCCCATCACGGTGTCCGGACGGGTGGTGAACACGCGCAGCGGATCCAGCACGCCACCGTCGACATCACGCACGTCGAACTGGATTTCCAGGCCCTCGGAACGGCCGATCCAGTTGCGCTGCATGGTCTTGACCGATTCCGGCCAGCCGTCTAGCTCGTCCAGGCCGTCCAGCAGCTCCTGGGCGTAGTCGGTGATGCGCAGGAACCACTGCGGGATCTCGCGCTTCTCGACCAGCGCACCGGAGCGCCAGCCGCGGCCATCAATGACCTGCTCGTTGGCCAGCACGGTCTGGTCGACCGGGTCCCAGTTCACCACCGCGTTGCGGCGGTAGGCCAGGCCCTTGCGCATCAGGCGGGTGAACATGCGCTGCTCGTGGACGTAGTAATCCGGGCGGCAGGTGGCGAATTCGCGCGACCAGTCGATGGCGTAGCCCAGCGACTTCAGCTGGGTCCGCATGTGGTCGATGTTCTTGTAGGTCCACGCCGCCGGCGCGGTCTTGTTCTTGATCGCAGCGTTTTCCGCCGGCAGGCCGAATGCGTCCCAACCCATTGGCTGCAGCACGTTGTGGCCGGTCATGCGCTTGTAGCGGCTGATCACGTCGCCGATCGTGTAGTTGCGCACATGCCCCATGTGCAGCGCGCCGGACGGGTACGGAAGCATCGACAGGCAGTAGTACTTCGGCTTGTCCGAGGCTTCATCGACCTCGAAGGCACGGGTGGCATCCCAGTACTGCTGGGCGGCGGATTCAACCTGCTGCGGATCGTAAACGTTGGGTTCGACGCTGGTCATGTAACACGCGGTTGCGGCGGCAAAGCGGTACAGCGTACCGCAGTGCGGCAAATGGCTCCAATCCCGCCCGCCCGATGCAGGCGCCGGCAGCGCCCGGAACCTGTCTCAGCGTGGCCGCGACAGCGGCAGGGCCAGCCAGACCGCCCAGCAGGCAAAAGCGACCCGCTGCGCCAGTGGTGCCGGCAGTACGCCCTGCAGGGCGAAGGCGGCCAGCGCCGCCAGCACGCCGCAGGCAACCGCCACCCCGCCCAACGCGCGGCCGTGCGTCTGGCGCAGCTGGGAGATGCCCAGCAACAGGGTGCCCGCGACGAAGCCCAGCACCCAGACCATCCAGGCACTGGCGTGCAGCTGGCTGGCCGGCCCGTGCAGATCGTCCACGTCCAGCGGCAGCAGGCCCATCGCGGCGAACGCCAGCCCAGCCAGCAGCAGCATCTGGCTGCCGACCCGCGGCGCCCAACCGGCCGTGGCCGGCAGGCGCCGGCGCAGGCACTCGGCCACCACCACCCCCAGCAGGCCCGGCAGCACGAAGCCCAGCAGATTGAAGGCCAGCGCGTGCGGCACGCCCTGCGCACCGAGCAGCGCCACCGGGTGGCGCGCCTGCGCGTAGCCGTCCAGGACGGCGCCGAAACCCAGCGCCGCTACTACGAACAACAGCGCGGCAGCCAGACCGGACAGGCGCAGCAACGGTGACAGGGGCGACATGCGGGCTCCGGGAACGACGTCTATGGGAAGGCCGCATTGTCAGGTATTTGCCGCAACCCGGGTTGAGACCGGCATCGATCGTCACCATAGAATCGGTCTCCAGACGCCAAACGATGCCTCCCCCATGACCGAGACGACCTACGTATTCGACGCCACCACTGCGACTTTCGAGGCCGAAGTCCTGCAGAAGTCGCTGCAGACCCCGGTGCTGGTGGACTTCTGGGCGACCTGGTGCGGGCCGTGCAAGACCCTGGGGCCGATGCTGGAAAAGCTGGCCGCTGAGTACAACGGCGCCTTCGAGCTGGCCAAGGTCGATGTCGACGCCGAACAGCAGATCGCCGCCGCTTTCCAGATCCGCTCGGTGCCCACCGTGTTCCTGGTCAAGGGCGGCCAACTGGTGGACGGCTTCCCCGGCGCCATTCCCGAAGGCCAGCTGCGTGAGTTCCTGGCCCAGCACGGCGTGGTGCCGGCCGACGTTGGCAACACCATCACCGAGGACGAAGCGCCGCTGGACCCGCAGGCACAGGTGGACGTGCTGCGTGCGCAGATCGCCGCCGAGCCGGACAAGGACGAGCTGAGGTTGGACCTGGCCCTGGCCCTGCTGCAGATCGGCGGCGTGGACGAAGCCGCCACGCTGATCGATGGCCTGCCGGCCAACCTGGCCACCGACGACCGCGCCGTGCGTGGCCGCGCCCGCCTGGCCTTCGCCGCTGCGCTGAAGGATGCCCCGGCCGCCGAAGTGCTCGAAGCGCGTATCGCCGCCGACGGCAAGGACCTCAAGGCCCGCCACCTGCGTGGTGTGCAGCTGCTGCTTGGTGGCCACGACGAGGCCGCGCTGGAACAGTTCCTGGAAATGCTGCGGATCGATCGCAGTTTCGAGGAAGGGCTGCCGCGCAAAGCGCTGATCGACGCCTTCAATGTGATCTCCGACGAGGACCTGGTCGGGCGGTACCGCCGCCGGATGGCGTCCCTGCTGTTCTGAACGGGAGCCCGCTTCGTTCAGAATCCCTGCACTGAACGCGGGCAATAATGCGCGGGATGGCGGCCGTACGGTCGCCACGATCCGTTCGGGGGGATGAGGTCGGGGCCATGGGGTCTTGCAGCTGCGCCCCCGCATTGCCGGGATTGCCAACTGTGACCTTCGTCCGCTCGCTGTCGTTTGCCATGCGCTTCCAGGGTGCGCTGCTCTGCGCCCTTCTCCTGCTGCCGGCCGTGGCCGCGGCCCAGGACTGGAACTACCGGGTCCGGCCCGGCGATACCCTGTGGGACCTGGGTGGCGTGTACCTGAAGCCTTCGGTACGCTGGCAGCAGCTGCAGCAGCACAACCGCATCGACAACCCCTACCAGCTGCCGCCTGGTCAGCTGCTGCGCTTCCCGATCAGCTGGCTGCGCACCGAACCGGCGCCGGCCCGCGTGCTGTCGGTGCGTGGCAAGGTCGAGCTGTCCGGCGCCGATGGCAGGGCTACCCGCGCCATTCTGGCTGGCGAGCAGCTGCACATCGGTGACACCATCGAGACCGAAGGCGATTCCAGCGTCACCCTCGAATTCGCCGACGCCTCGCGCCTGCAGTTGCGCGAATATTCCCGCCTGCGCCTGGATCAGCTCAGCCGCTACGGCCACACCGGCATGGTCGATACCCGCCTGCGCCTGCAACAGGGCCGTGCCAGCAACCGCGTGACGCCGGCCCGCGGCCCTGCATCGCGATACATCATTGACGCACCCACCGCTACCAGCAGCGTGCGCGGCACTGTGTTCCGGGTCAGTGCCGGCGACACCCACCATGTTGCCGCCACTGAAGTCCTGCAGGGCAAGGTACAGGTCGGCAACAACCATGGCCGGCAGCTGGTCAAGCCCGGCCAGGCCAGCCGCAGCAGCAGCGCCGACAGCGCGCCCGATGCGGTCTCCGCCCTGCTGCCGGCGCCGCAGCTGCGCAATGACGAGCTGCGCCTGGCGCCGCTGCCGACCCGGCTGGCCTGGGAGCCGGTCGACGGCGCCGCGCAGTACCGCATTGAAGTGGTGCAGGCGGCGACACCGGAGATCCTGCTGTTCGCCGCCACCACCACCGACACCCGCCTGTCGATCGGCGACCTGCCACCTGGCCAGCTGCGCATCCTGCTGCGCGCCGTCGATGCCCAGGGCGTGGAAGGCCTCGATGCCAGTGCCGACTTCGAACTCAGCGACCAGCCGCCACCGCCGTTGACGGTCGCACCGCTGCACGGCCAGACGATCAACAGTGACCGCCCGCGTTTCCGCTGGAGCCAGGCCCCCGGCGCACACAGCAGCGTGCTGCAGATCGCCGCCGAACCGACCTTCCAGCAGCCGTTGCAGGAACAGACCACTCAGAGCACCGACCTGCGCCTGGCACAGCCACTGCCGCCGGGCCAGTACTTCTGGCGGGTGGCTTCGCGCGATGGCAACGAGCACCAGGGCCGCTACGGCCAGGCACTGCCACTGCAACTGAGCAATGAACCGGTCGACCCCGCCCTGCAACCACCCGAAGCCGCGCATGGTGAGCTGACCCTGCGCTGGCAGGCCGGTAGCGAGGGCCAGCGCTACCGGGTGCAGGTGGATCGCCATGGCGACTTCAAGGCGCCGCTCGTCGACGAAACCGTGACCGAGCCGCAGGTCAGCTTCAAGCGGCCGTGGAGCGGCACCCTGCACGTGCGCGTGCAGTACATCGACGACGACGGCCACGCTGGCGAGTATTCCCCTGCCCAGCAGATCAAGCTGCCCTGCCGCCTGTGCTACGGCGCCGGTGGTGGCGCCCTGCTGCTGTGGTTGTTGTTGTGAGGCGGTCGCCGCTTCCATGGTCGAAGCGGATCGTGCTGGCACTGCTGGCAGGGATACTGACGATCGTGGCCAGCCATGGCCAATGGTTGTGGCGGCAGGACGAAGCCGCCTACGACGCGATGGTCGGCAACTGGGACTACCGCCCCGATCCCAGCGTGCTGATCGTGGCCATCGACGAGGGCAGCCTGCAGCGCATCGGCCAGTGGCCGTGGCCGCGCTCGATCCACGCACGGTTGCTGGATCGCCTGACCGATGCCGGTGCCGAGCGCGTGGCGCTGGACCTGATGCTGTCCGAACCTGACCGCCGCGCCAGCCGCCAGGATGAACAGCTGGCGGCGGCCATCCGGCGCAACGGCCGGGTGGTGCTGCCGGTCCTGGCGGCGCCCGCAGCCGGCGATCGCATGGCCGAGGAAATGCTGCCGATTCCACGGATCGCAGCCAGCGCGGCGGCGATCGGCCATACCGACGTCGAAGTGGATGGCGATGGCGTTGCCCGCGGCGTGTACCTGCACGCAGGCATCGGCCGTGCGCACTGGCCTGCACTCGGGCTGGCCCTGGCCGATCTGCCGCCAGGCGCAGTACGTGGGCTGCCCGATCCGGATCCGGGCGTGAACTCGCCCTACCAATGGCGGCGCGACGACTACGTGCGGGTGCGCTATGCCGGCCCGCCCGAACGCCTGCCCCAGGTTTCCTACGCCGACGTGCTCGATGGCCACGTGGACATGGCCATGCTGCACGGCCGTCGCATCGTGGTGGGCATGACCGCCAGCGGCGTCGCGCCGCGGCTGCTGACCCCGACCACCCGCGAATTCTGGATGAGTGGCAGCGAGTACCAGGCCAACATCGCTTCGATGCTGCTGCAGCACAAGCAGATCGACCTGCTGCCCCGCCTCTGGCAGCACGCCATCAGCGGCGTGCTGGTGGCACTGTGCGTGCTCCTGCTCGGCCTGCGCCTGCCGTGGCTGGCCGCGCTGTGCTCGCTGCCGCTGGCGCCGCTGCTGAGCTGGCTGCTGCTGCGCGCCTGCGACCTGTGGTGGGCCCCGGCCAGCGCCATGCTGGGCATTACCCTGGTGCTGCTGGCCTGGGCGACCTGGCGGATTTCGGCCTGGCACCGCCAGGCCAACCGCGATGCGCTGACCGGCCTCGGCAACCGCCTGCGCTTCGAGCAGTCGCTGCAGCAGGAATGCGATGCCGCGCGGCGCAGTGGCAAGCCGCTGAGCCTGGCGCTGATCGACGTCGACCATTTCAAGCGCCACAACGACCGCCACGGCCATCAGGTCGGCGACCGCGTGCTGCGCGATGTCGCGCGCCTGATCGGTGCGCATGCACGGCGCCCGCGCGACATGGCCGCACGCTATGGCGGCGACGAATTCGCGCTGGTGCTGCCGGATACGCCAGCCGAAGGCGCGCGCCTGGTGATCGAAGACCTGATCGCCTGCGTGCGGGCGTTGCCGGCGCCCGGTGAAAGCAGCGACGCCGACGCCGGCGTCACCCTCACCATCGGCGTGTTCACCCGCGTGCCGGACGGCGAACTGCAACCGCACGACTTCGTCGAAGGTGCCGATACCGCCCTGTACCAGGCCAAGGCCAACGGCCGCGACGGTTATGTGATCGACAGTGCGTCCTGAACACCGGCCCGGGCTACAACATACGCATGCGAATGGTTAAACTGTAAACCTCGCCCCGCGCCCCCCGGACCCGCATGAACGCCCGCCTGTTCCGCTTCGGCATCAACCTCTGGCCGCCGTTCCTGTTCACCGGCATCCACGTCACCCGGGTCTCGCCGGACTACCGGCAGATCGACGTCGAACTGCGCATGCGGCCCTGGAACCGCAACTACGTCGGCACGCATTTCGGCGGCAGCCTGTTTGCGATGACCGATCCGTTCTGGATGCTTGGCCTGCTGCACATCCTCGGCCGCGACTACTACGTGTGGGACCGCGCCGGTGCGATCGATTTCCTCAAGCCCGGCCGCGGCACCGTACGTACGTCGTTCCGCATCGATGACGCACTCCTGGACGAACTGCGCGCCGAAGCGGCCAACGGCGACAAAGTGCTGCGCTGGTTCAGCAACGACGTGGTCGATGAAAGCGGCGAAGTGGTCGCACAGGTACGCAAGCAGGTCTACCTGCGGCTGAAACCACACGCACGCTGATCGGCAGCATCGGCGCTATTCTCTGCCTCCCCGCCATGGAGGCTCCGATGCGCCCGTTCGCCCTTGCTGCACTGCTGACCCCACTATCCTTCGCCGCCCACGCACTGGATGTGCCACCGGTGCAGTACCCGACGCTGCCGGCGCAGGCGGCCGATGCGGCCGACTTCGTGCCCAAGGGCTGGACGCTGGAAACCCGACTGGAAGGTGACCTCGACCAGGATGGTCGCGCCGACCTGGTGCTGGTGTTGCGCCAGCAGGATCCGCGCAACGTCATCGAGCACGATGGCTTCGGTCCCTCTCCGTATGACAGCAATCCGCGCATCCTCGCCATCGCTTGGTCGCGCCCGTCCGGCTACGTGCTCGCGGCGCAGGACCACAGGCTGATTCCGCGCCCGGAAAGTCCCGTGCTCAGCGATCCGCTCGAAGACGGCGGGGTCAGCATCCAGCGCGGCACGCTGAGGGTGGCGTTGTTTTCGTTCGCCAGCGCAGGCAGCTGGTCGATGGGCACGACCGCGTTCACCTTCCGCTGGCAGAACGGCGCCTTCGCCCTCATCGGCTATGACCGCGATTCGGTGATGCGCAACTCCGGGCAGACCGAGTCGTTGAGCGTCAACTTTTCCACCGGCAAGGTGAAACAGGTTGAAGGCAGCATCGAGACCGATACCGACAGCGTGCGCTGGAAACCGCTGCGCAGCAGCCGGCGCTGGACGCTTGAAACGGTCGACGATGGCTGGGGATTCGATCCG contains:
- the lptE gene encoding LPS assembly lipoprotein LptE, which gives rise to MTRILLALVLALGLAGCGFHLRNKLMLPTDTAPVKVVSTAPYSELVKLLNRNLLASGARLADEDSKEPSTQLQVLSERWGDLPIAIDSQGRAQEYSLRYAVIFIFRREDGSDLVPQQVIELSRDYVSPPTDATGTTTEREILATELRREMSASIIRRIDSVVRAEIEKGGSLSAPKTPPVEDAVPAAPAPAVKH
- a CDS encoding DUF998 domain-containing protein, translating into MSPLSPLLRLSGLAAALLFVVAALGFGAVLDGYAQARHPVALLGAQGVPHALAFNLLGFVLPGLLGVVVAECLRRRLPATAGWAPRVGSQMLLLAGLAFAAMGLLPLDVDDLHGPASQLHASAWMVWVLGFVAGTLLLGISQLRQTHGRALGGVAVACGVLAALAAFALQGVLPAPLAQRVAFACWAVWLALPLSRPR
- a CDS encoding FecR family protein, yielding MGSCSCAPALPGLPTVTFVRSLSFAMRFQGALLCALLLLPAVAAAQDWNYRVRPGDTLWDLGGVYLKPSVRWQQLQQHNRIDNPYQLPPGQLLRFPISWLRTEPAPARVLSVRGKVELSGADGRATRAILAGEQLHIGDTIETEGDSSVTLEFADASRLQLREYSRLRLDQLSRYGHTGMVDTRLRLQQGRASNRVTPARGPASRYIIDAPTATSSVRGTVFRVSAGDTHHVAATEVLQGKVQVGNNHGRQLVKPGQASRSSSADSAPDAVSALLPAPQLRNDELRLAPLPTRLAWEPVDGAAQYRIEVVQAATPEILLFAATTTDTRLSIGDLPPGQLRILLRAVDAQGVEGLDASADFELSDQPPPPLTVAPLHGQTINSDRPRFRWSQAPGAHSSVLQIAAEPTFQQPLQEQTTQSTDLRLAQPLPPGQYFWRVASRDGNEHQGRYGQALPLQLSNEPVDPALQPPEAAHGELTLRWQAGSEGQRYRVQVDRHGDFKAPLVDETVTEPQVSFKRPWSGTLHVRVQYIDDDGHAGEYSPAQQIKLPCRLCYGAGGGALLLWLLL
- the leuS gene encoding leucine--tRNA ligase, coding for MTSVEPNVYDPQQVESAAQQYWDATRAFEVDEASDKPKYYCLSMLPYPSGALHMGHVRNYTIGDVISRYKRMTGHNVLQPMGWDAFGLPAENAAIKNKTAPAAWTYKNIDHMRTQLKSLGYAIDWSREFATCRPDYYVHEQRMFTRLMRKGLAYRRNAVVNWDPVDQTVLANEQVIDGRGWRSGALVEKREIPQWFLRITDYAQELLDGLDELDGWPESVKTMQRNWIGRSEGLEIQFDVRDVDGGVLDPLRVFTTRPDTVMGVTFVSIAAEHPLALHAAKNNPELAALLADLKQGGVSEAELETQEKRGMDTGLRAIHPVTGEQVPVWVANFVLMGYGTGAVMAVPGHDQRDNEVANKYGLPIVQVIALKDPRSEEERSWDATRWQDWYSDKSRAFELVNSAEFDGLDFQGAFEALAERFERKAQGQRRVNYRLRDWGVSRQRYWGCPIPVIYCAKCGAVPVPEEQLPVVLPEDVAFAGTGSPIKTDPEWRKTTCPECGGAAERETDTFDTFMESSWYYARYTSPGARDAVDKRGNYWLPVDQYIGGIEHAILHLMYFRFYHKLLRDARMVDSNEPARNLLCQGMVIAETYYRPNPDGSRDWINPADVDVQRDERGRITGATLIADGQPVVVGGTEKMSKSKNNGVDPQAMVGKYGADTVRLFSMFAAPPEQSLEWNEAGVDGMARFLRRLWAQVQKHAADGAAPALDVAVLDASQKALRRKTHETIGKVGDDYGRRHSFNTAIAAVMELMNALAKFDDGSDQGRAVRQEALQAIVLLLNPITPHASHTLWQVLGHGETLLEDQPFPQADAAALVRDALTLAVQVNGKLRGTIEVAADAPREQVEALALAEPNAAKFMEGLTVRKIIIVPGKIVNIVVA
- a CDS encoding DUF4442 domain-containing protein, which encodes MNARLFRFGINLWPPFLFTGIHVTRVSPDYRQIDVELRMRPWNRNYVGTHFGGSLFAMTDPFWMLGLLHILGRDYYVWDRAGAIDFLKPGRGTVRTSFRIDDALLDELRAEAANGDKVLRWFSNDVVDESGEVVAQVRKQVYLRLKPHAR
- the trxA gene encoding thioredoxin, giving the protein MTETTYVFDATTATFEAEVLQKSLQTPVLVDFWATWCGPCKTLGPMLEKLAAEYNGAFELAKVDVDAEQQIAAAFQIRSVPTVFLVKGGQLVDGFPGAIPEGQLREFLAQHGVVPADVGNTITEDEAPLDPQAQVDVLRAQIAAEPDKDELRLDLALALLQIGGVDEAATLIDGLPANLATDDRAVRGRARLAFAAALKDAPAAEVLEARIAADGKDLKARHLRGVQLLLGGHDEAALEQFLEMLRIDRSFEEGLPRKALIDAFNVISDEDLVGRYRRRMASLLF
- the holA gene encoding DNA polymerase III subunit delta — its product is MELRPEQLASQGADTPLAPVYLIAGPETLRVLEAADAVRARARAAGIGEREVFDADGRDFDWNQLDATFNAPSLFSARRLVEVRLPSGKPGKDGAEVISQFCANPAPDVVLMITANEWSKAHQGKWAEAVNRIGVLSVAWAIKPHELPDWIERRLRGKGLRADPAAVQRLAERVEGNLLAAAQEIDKLALLADGQPLDVERMESLVADAARYDVFRLVEATFSGQAPAVLRMLAGLRGEGEAVAALMPIVIRELLAGAGLARVQARGGNLAAEMKSRGIWESRQAPYKRALQRHPEGKRWERFVAEAGLVDRIAKGRADGDAWLALERLLVAVAEPRAVRLLARA
- a CDS encoding CHASE2 domain-containing protein yields the protein MRRSPLPWSKRIVLALLAGILTIVASHGQWLWRQDEAAYDAMVGNWDYRPDPSVLIVAIDEGSLQRIGQWPWPRSIHARLLDRLTDAGAERVALDLMLSEPDRRASRQDEQLAAAIRRNGRVVLPVLAAPAAGDRMAEEMLPIPRIAASAAAIGHTDVEVDGDGVARGVYLHAGIGRAHWPALGLALADLPPGAVRGLPDPDPGVNSPYQWRRDDYVRVRYAGPPERLPQVSYADVLDGHVDMAMLHGRRIVVGMTASGVAPRLLTPTTREFWMSGSEYQANIASMLLQHKQIDLLPRLWQHAISGVLVALCVLLLGLRLPWLAALCSLPLAPLLSWLLLRACDLWWAPASAMLGITLVLLAWATWRISAWHRQANRDALTGLGNRLRFEQSLQQECDAARRSGKPLSLALIDVDHFKRHNDRHGHQVGDRVLRDVARLIGAHARRPRDMAARYGGDEFALVLPDTPAEGARLVIEDLIACVRALPAPGESSDADAGVTLTIGVFTRVPDGELQPHDFVEGADTALYQAKANGRDGYVIDSAS